In Montipora foliosa isolate CH-2021 chromosome 9, ASM3666993v2, whole genome shotgun sequence, the DNA window caataaaataaacgcctTTCTCTATCATTTTGACAGCTCTtttgaacaagcaaataaaaagttttgtgtcatatgcaccaTAAGTTTGACTTGAGTAGACAATGTTGCCATGCCAACAtaccattttacagttaaaGCTAACTGTTACCTGGCTTAAGAATGGAAACAAGGCTgacggtgaccctgttttgatacataCCTTTgagcttttctaatgttaatgcacaatgcagtgaggtctgtatccaTACAAGGTCAAAGTCAGTCTTGCGTTAGTCATAAATGAgcaaactgtaaaatggcctatttttatTCCATGAAATCTACATTCATTGTAATCCCCTTTGCTGTAGTGAAATGTTAGGTCCTATATCAACTAGACATGCATGTACactttgttaaccctttcactcctttCCCTTACTCTTtacgaatttttatttttttcagagaaagagTCAAAATACGAAAAGAGCAAGAGGAAGATTTAGAAAAATCCTTGCTTGAAGACAGAAAggtacatggaaatacatgtgTATATTTTGTATTGTGAAAAAATTGATTAGAGGTCAAATACCATTACTTAAGTTAACCCTTGAGGATAAAAATACTGTATGCATTCCCATATTATTGTATTTAGTGGGGACTTTCACACCTCAAACatcacacctcaaatgccctaggatactcccccccctcccccaattgatgatgagtaaaatctgttaaaggGGCAGCAAAACTTCAGAACACTAAAATGCATCTTTGCATCAACGAAAACCAAAAACTCATGCTGTACTTTTCTTGTCAGTAACCACTAAAGTGCACTGAAACTTGTCATTGTTGTCTGCACccaaggatggaaatggatgGACACTTGAGAAAACTGGctagtttttttcaagtttggagacagtGTCTTCAGGAAGTTGCCAGGAATTAAATACCAATATCtttttgtgccataaatatattGTATATCTTGTCACTGGGTTGTAAGGAATGTTGTACTTTGTGTGTGCGAGCTAAACCACTAaattagatttttacccagttttgagcTAAAAGAGGAAAATGTAAGTGCCACTCTTGGGGGTCATTATGGGTTAAGGCTTGCAAAcaatctttcaacattgggtCAACCTGCAAAACCTTGTTATCATAATTATACTCACATTATTTCTCCATTATCATCTctttatattaattttgtgaattcTTGATCAGAAAGCCCAAGCTACTGCTGTATGTGAAGGAGTCCACCCAACAGAGAGATGCTGTGATGACCGTGACGCCTTTGAAAACAAGGTGTGTTTTAAAATATGCGTACATGTACTGTATctgaggaaagaaaaattaaaaaaaaaaaaacaaattttattcacttaatttttttttgtctgcatAGATAAGAAATGATAGAAGAAAGCGGGTCACACCAGAACCTGAAGAAGGGACCACAATTGTTCTTCGGTTGAATGACCAAAAGATATCACGAAAGTTTCAAAAGAATGCTACATTTCAGGTACATATCACTCTGTTCCTGCTTCAGGGTCTTTACTTGACTCCCCACAACAATGCCTagtttcataataataataataataataataataataataataataataacaatctgCCCTCATTCAAAATATTCCTTATAAAAAATTACCTTTAACAAGGTAAACAGCTGTTCCAACCACGCTTCATTAAATCTCTTCAAATAAACAACATTCCCCTGAGTCGCACCTGTGCCCCTGGTAGTATCCATATCCATGTAAAACCTGTAACACTGGCATAAAAAAACAGTATAATAGCAGCTGTTCATTCGTAACCTAGCACTACTTTTAATCTTGGATTATTGACAGGTCTGTGTTCAACAATAGCGAAGGAAACACCGCACAAAGCACATGCGGGTGTCCCTGTGAACAAGGATGAAATCTTCAGGGCTGCTATTTTGGTTTGCTTACAGAGGAATTTCCCAAATCATTTCGCAAAGGACACTAAACCTGAACAAACATAGGAAGTGTTCTCATCTGTGAAATGCATCAAAAAACTGGTTATTCAGTCCTTCCAAACCTTCAAAACTAAATGCATCTACTTCTGTACCTCCTATATTATTCTGAGTAAATGCTTCTAGAGGGTCTTGTTATTTAGGAAAAATAACTGCCATCATCAGAAAAAGAGACAGATTTTCCAATAACCTTGAGGGTAGTATTTTACTTGCATGGTTGCTTTTATTACTTAAATCAATAccattatttttctttccttatcCATTACAGGAGGTATATGACTGGGCAGGGGCAATGAGTGTAATGCCCCTGTTCTTCACTTTACAGAGGAGAAGTGAAGTGGTATTACACAGCCACTGCATAGAGGGAGAGGAGGTCCTAGATATTTATGAGAGGGTAAGTACTTTCTTCTGCAGTATGTTAGTGTATTTGAAGACAGAAAAATGAACAACCTACTCATTTGACCTACCCCTGTTGAAAGTTAAAATGTTTTCTATATCATCATTCGGTACCTAAGAAAATTAGAAAGGAACATgtccaaaatttgaaatttgaactgaaatgttttttttttcctttcctagtCCATGCTCTTTAATGCAAGCTACTGCTGTTACAAAGGAATGAAGAATTTTACTGTGGATGTGTTATAAGAAGACTGCTCTACATTTGCAGCCTGCCAAGCATTTCAGTATAAAACAGAAAAGGGAAACTATACCTGGCCcacaatgaatttaaaaaaattaataggtattacaataaataattatattagtGGTCAATCACAAATGCAGCTCAACCTCATTAGCCAGACGCTACAATTTAACATGACTAGAACAGGAAGTGTAACAGTAGGCAGTTGCAAACAAAGTTTGTTCGCTGCACATCTTTTTGAAAGCATCTCTAAAGAAGATTTCCACATTAGCttagaaaattaagaaatacaATGTACACTTGATGAGGAGAAAACTCTGTTGTAATCAAAATTTTCTCAAAATTTTGAATGCTTAGAACGAGGACGAGGTGAAGTCACTTCTTTACTCTCAGGTAGGGAACATTTCATAAACAGTGAGTAATCAACAAATAAAGAAAGGAATACTAAATGCATAAAAGATATGCTAAACTACACAGTTAAAATTGCATAATATACAGTAGGTGCACACTTAAGTTTAGTAGCTATGTACCCCCACTGCGAATGAAACCTTTCTTTAAATAGCAATCATAACCTGTTGTGGCAATCCACTGGGACCTGGAGTGAAAATGCAGATTTGAACCAACCAATATAGGATAAATCGTGCAATCATGCCCCCGACAGTGTACTGGAAAATGTGAATTGTAAACTTCTTGACAAGGACGAGAACAGTTGCAAAGATGTGGCAATTCCAGAAGATTGTGTGATAAGAGCAAATGAGGGCGAGAAGATAGACAAATGGCAATACTTGGGAAGACGGGTGCATGGTGTCTAACCAGAGATGAGGCCTCTGAGAGCATCAATACTTCGGCAGACGGTTGCATTGGCGTCTTACCAGGGACAAGGCCTCTGAGAGCATCGATACTTGGGCAGAAGAGTGCACTTGTGTCTAACCAGGGACGAGGCCACTGAGAGCATCGATACTTGGGCAGACGTGTGCACTTGTGTCTAACCAGGGACGAGGCCACTGAGACCATCGATACTTGGCCAGATGTGTGCACTTGTGTCTAACCAGGGACGAGGCCTCTGAGAGCATCGATACTTGGGCAGACGGGTGCACTTGTAACTAACCAGGGACAAAGCCTCTGAGAGCATCGATACTTGGGCAGACGGGTGCACTTGTGTCTAACCAGGGACGAGGCCACTGAGAGCATCGATACTTGGGCAGAAGGGTGCACTGGTGTCTTAACCAGGGACGAGGCCTCTGAGAGCATCGATACTTGGGCAGATGTGTGCACTTGTGTCTAACCAGGGATGAGGCCTCTGAGAGCATCGATACTTGGGCAGACAGGTGCACTTGTGTCTAACCAGGGACGAGGCCTCTGAGAGCATCGATACTTGGGTAGACAGGTGCACTTGTGTCTAACCAGGGACGAGGCCACTGAGAGCATCGATACTTGGGCAGAAGGGTGCACTGGTGTCTTAACCAGGGACGAGGCCTCTGAGAGCATCGATACTTGGGCAGATGGGTGCACTTGTGTCTTAACCAGGGACGAGGCCTCTGGGAGCATCGATACTTGGGCAGACGTGTGCACTTGTGTCTAACCAGGGACGAGGCCTCTGAGAGCATCGATACTTGGGCAGATGGGTGCACTTGTGTCTTAACCAGGGACGAGGCCTCTGAGAGCACCGATACTTGGGCCGACGGGTGCACTGGTGTCTAACCAGGGACGAGGCCTCTGAGAGCATCGATACTTGGGCAGACGTGTGCACTTGTGTCTAACCAGGGACGAGGCCTCTGAGAGTATCGATACTTGGGCAGACGTGTGCACTTGTGTCTTAACCAAGGACGAGGCCTCTGAGAGCATCGATACTTGGGCGGACAGGTGCACTAGCATCTAACCAGGGATGAGACCTCTGAGAGCATCGATACTTGGGCAGATGGGTGCACTGGTGTCTAACCAGGGATGAGGCCTCTGAGAGCATCAATAATTGGGCAGATACATGCACTTGGGTCTACCAAGGGGCAACAAGATTTGAGAGCATGCATTCTTCAGGCACGATGGCTCAATTCTGGCTAACCACGGACAAGATCCTTTAGAGAGAAGCCATTGTACTGGAGGGAAACAGTGCTTTAGGCACTGGCTGGTTGACTACAATCAAAAGGATGCTTCAGTTTCAAGAGATAAAAGTTAAGAAGACTGTCTCGGACTACAAGCAAACGGCATCTTTCAAGCAGTGTATTATAAACTAGGGCAGACTGACATTATTGAGCTCACTGGTTCCTTGAAGCTTGCGTGCCATACATATCTATCATGTTGCTGATATCCAAGCTTTTATTTGTAGCTGTAATATAATTTTACCATATAAAGTTAATTGCAGAGATCATGAATTTAAAGTTCAATATAGagaaatattaattaaatacatgtataaggaaaaataacaaagagaTCAATAATATTTCAAGCAGAATCAACTGCATACTACATTGCAGACATCTGTTTGGAGGGAAGTGTGTTACACAAATTACAGATGTGTAACTTGCTTTTTAATGAAGGATAAACTGTATCCAGAGTCTTTCATTCAAATTGCAAGTTGCAAATTGCTTCTTTGAGTAGCATTCTTCCCTCCCTTCCTTTCCTTGCAGGTGTCTTTCAAGGGCAATGTTCCGTTTGAGCATCAGGAGGAATTAGAGACTACAGTTAACGGTAAGGACAAATTATTGTTCTTGTCTGAATACGAGATACATTTAGTAGGAAAATGAAGACAAGACAAAGCTTTCAGATCTAATGCTTCTTTCATGTATCTTGCTATTAAAGCCCTTGTATATACAAGATGACTACAAAGGAATTTGAGTtctgttaaataaagtgactacataaataataattgttacatGTAATGATGTACTCAAATGAAGTAATTTATTTAAGTCAAAATGAAACATAACGATAACATTCCAGGATTTGTGATTTAGAGTTAATAAAAGAATCTAGTGTCTGGGTAATTCACAAtaattgtatttatttgtgtttaTGGCCAGAAAAACAAGGCAAAGATGCAACCAAAAAGAAGAATGAAGGAAGccaaaaaaggtttaaaaagcATGGGGGCAAAGAAGACAGGGATAAGAGGGAAAAAACAGAAAGAGAACAGGTGCAACCGGAACAAGAAGCACTGGAGAAAGATGATGAAGAAGGCCACTGCAATATACCTGTTGCAATTAAAGAGCAGCAGGAGAAGAACACAGTGGACAgcaacagaaaaagaaaaaaggaaaaaaggacagGCTCACAAAGGAAAAAGTTAAAAGCAACTCATATCGATGCATAGAAACTTTTCGTGTGTTCTGGTTACCAGACTGATAATCAACTTTGTCGTCTCAAGTAACTCTTCATTATTATGTGTTGTTAtagtaaaggaaaaataatatttatttcagtGTAGGTGAAAGAGTGGTAACCTCCACTTTCCAGCTGCACTTTGGTGTCATTATTATGTGTTGTTATagtaaaggaaaaataacatttatttcagTGTAGGTGAAAGAATGGTAACCTCCACTTTTCAGCGGCACTTTGGTGTCAACCTCTTTTTTACCTCCTTTTAGGAAAACGTTACTAGTTgggtgatttttttttggtttgtccAAGTTCTAATTTCTTCACTAATCTATGGCAAAGCAAGAAAAATCAAGTCAGATATGTGAAAATGCCATTTTCTATATCGGTAGACCTTTTATTCAATTGTTTTGTTTAAATGGGTATCAGTCCCACACTTACATTAGATTTTATAACAATTTGTAAACAGCATTAAGGGAATTAACTGTTCTAACTGGGAATGAAAGCAGCAAAAATTATTATAGCATGTGGTTATGTTTTAAATGtgcatttttaaaaacatacaGAACTATTTTTCGGATTCAGTGCTTTTGAACCTGAAGCTGCAAGTGAAGTTAAAATACAGCTGATAATACCATAAATAAAAGGGGGAAAAGAGAAATCACAGGGAATTTGAAAAGGGTAGGGTGAACTGCTTGCTCAGGAAGACCATGAACAATAAACTGATTCCTAGTAGACAGTACACTTAAGGATTGTTGCTGATACCTAAACACTTACGTAGTTGGTTTGAAGACAAATTTctgtaaaatattttcaaactgGGAGCTTGAGTTAGCCTTCAGCATTTTTAAGTATGTTTATTGACACactttaaggacagtgcctactaattcaaatatatttatgcatggtttatgaatatgcgggaaaagcagatacTAGCAATTtgagttattgaaatccaaagggaaaaccggaggtaaacaagcatttttgaaagataattaatcaagaatAATTATTTGGGAAAAGAGTgtaccatttttaaaatttcctgTCCTGGGGCATGTTCAAGTCGCCTTGCAGCACCAAAAAATGTCACGTCCGGTGCTTCCAGAAATGTGTctgctactttacaaaactgtagAAACCCTGTTAATTGTCTCTTAAAAATGAATGGTTTGTCCccgttttctttttggataccaagagcacttgctaagttctactttctctgcaaagTTTTCAGTCCTGcaataatattcttgtattAGTTAGTACCACCTATAGGAAACCCACGTATCTTGAGATGGGTAGGACacatgcacaataacaatagtaggcacggTCCTTAAGATGTGAACTTTTCATTCTTGATGTTTTAACTTAGTGTTAGATGTGGCAAATATTATTGCCATAAGTGTTGTCAACATGAATTTCTATTGTTCTCCATTAAAAACATGATAATTGATTAGAAGATATAAATGGTAAAAAATTATTGTACTAAGGTTGCAAATGTTTCAGGCCTTGAACTTGAAAGTATTCTTTAGTACTTTAGTAATATTATGGTAAACCGTACATGGCTACTTagattgttccttttttttaaaattgtatgGCATCTTACAATATGCATGTATCAGTTTAGTGCTTTTTCTGACAATAAAATCATTGACCAAACatgcctttttttttgcaactgtGGCAGAAGGGGAGTGGGGAGATGTTGATTattacttaacccattgactcccagggcttccccattgacgagtaaaattgtctggcgttagacagaataaaatactaagtatggccggtttaggccggtttggatgttaAAGGGTTGAAGGgattttcagtgagtgattaattgAGATGAAGTAAAATGAAAACTCGAAATTGTCCCCTTTCATTAAGATAGAAGCCAgttatcaagaaaaaaaaaaaaaggaattatgaGTGATAGAAAGTCTAGGAGATACTTACTAGCTTTTCTTAGCCATGCTGGTTTCACAAAAGCAAGAGAAACAACTGCAAAGTGAGATTTTTCCCATTCCATAGTGCAATACGCTTTGGGGGGTtgtttctcaaatcccatactTCGTGTTtaccctccaaaattttgcagaaTCATTGTCAGCAATTCCTCCTAGGACAAAAAGATGTCACatgagaaattgaaaacaatgcctatgcaaatttttgagaGGTAAAAGAGGTTTATTATGAGATTTGAGA includes these proteins:
- the LOC137971488 gene encoding cilia- and flagella-associated protein 251-like, whose translation is MQERVKIRKEQEEDLEKSLLEDRKKAQATAVCEGVHPTERCCDDRDAFENKIRNDRRKRVTPEPEEGTTIVLRLNDQKISRKFQKNATFQEVYDWAGAMSVMPLFFTLQRRSEVVLHSHCIEGEEVLDIYERNEDEVKSLLYSQVSFKGNVPFEHQEELETTVNEKQGKDATKKKNEGSQKRFKKHGGKEDRDKREKTEREQVQPEQEALEKDDEEGHCNIPVAIKEQQEKNTVDSNRKRKKEKRTGSQRKKLKATHIDA